A genomic segment from Blastococcus sp. PRF04-17 encodes:
- a CDS encoding cupin domain-containing protein has translation MTVLGPGEGPRLTALGSTYTTKADAAATRGGYWLVEEEFWADTTPLHSHTDAEEAFYVLSGEVAVWLDDAETTAGPGTFLLVPRGAPHGLRRLSDEAVRMLTVASPAGMEAFFAAVVEQGEEALLDDADRLIALAAAHGTEILGDYPVV, from the coding sequence GTGACCGTTCTAGGACCGGGCGAGGGTCCGCGTCTGACCGCTCTGGGCTCGACGTACACGACCAAGGCCGACGCCGCGGCCACCCGCGGCGGCTACTGGCTGGTCGAGGAGGAGTTCTGGGCCGACACCACGCCGCTGCACAGCCACACCGACGCGGAGGAGGCGTTCTACGTCCTCAGCGGCGAGGTGGCGGTCTGGCTCGACGACGCCGAGACGACGGCCGGGCCGGGGACCTTCCTGCTGGTCCCGCGCGGGGCCCCGCACGGCCTGCGGCGCCTCTCCGACGAGGCGGTGCGCATGCTCACCGTGGCCTCCCCGGCCGGGATGGAGGCGTTCTTCGCGGCCGTCGTCGAGCAGGGCGAGGAGGCGCTGCTCGACGACGCCGACCGGCTGATCGCGCTCGCCGCGGCCCACGGCACGGAGATCCTCGGCGACTACCCGGTCGTCTGA